The Acidobacteriota bacterium genomic sequence TGGAAGAAGCCGCCATCATCGAACCGCTTGCCGAAGACGAACAACTCGCGCTTGAACGCCAGCACCTCGTTCGCGAAGCCATTGCGCGACTTTCTGAACGTTGCCGTCAATTGATTACCCTGTTGTTTTACAGTCAGGATGAACCCGCTTACGCGGAGATTTCCAGACGCTTGCATATCCCTGTCGCCTCCATCGGGCCGACGCGCGCCCGCTGTCTGCAAAAACTTAAAAAGGATTTGCAAAATATTTTTTAACCACAGGTATTTTTTTCTCGCGGGCTTTTCTCCATTACTCGGACTGCGCAGTCTAATCCGTCAAATAGATAAGAGGAGAATAAGCAATGAAAAAAATAATTAACCTAAGCGGACGAATTTTAGTGTTCTCGCTGCTCATCTGCTTCCCCATTCTGGTAGCGAAAGCCGAGACTGCGCGGGTTCGCGGCACCATCCGAGCCGTTAATCTCGAAGAGCGAACCGTCACCATCCACACCCGACAAGACAGCACAGTGGTTTTAAACACCAACGAACAGACCGAAATCACGCGCAACGAACGCCCTGCGCGACTGAGCGATTTACAAACCGGCGACCGTGTGCAGGCTGCTTATGAAACCGAAACTTTACTCGCTTTGCGCATCACCGCCACCGGCGAAGACACCCCACAACTGGCAAGAGTCGAAGGCGTCATTCAAAACGTCGATACGGGCGCGCAGACGCTTATCATTGCGCCACGCGAAGGCAATCCGGTTACTTTGCAGGTTTCCGCTAACACTGAAATTACCCTTGATGGTCGTCCGGCAAGACTCGATGAATTGCAAAGAGGATTCAGCGCCGGAGCCACATACAATCCTGCGAATCATCAAGCGGTGAGAATTTCTGCTGAAGGCTTTGCCGAAATTCGCGGCGTCATCAGCGCCGTCGATACGGCGCAAAACACCTTCACCGTGGTTGCCGGTGAAAGAACCGTGACGCTTACGGTTACCTCAAGCACGCAAATCGCTTTGAATGGTCGTCCCGCCACGCTTGCCGATTTACGTCGCGGCTATAAGGCGCTTGCGACCTTCATCCCCGCGAATTTCGTAGCCATTCGCGTCGCCGCCGATTCGCTTGCAGAAATTGCCGGGCACATTCGCTTAATCGAAGGCACAACGTTGACCATTGCGCCGCTTGTTGAAGGTAATCCGGTGCGTTTGTTCGTTACCCACAACACAGAAATCACCATCAACGGCGAGCCATCGACTTTTGACCGATTGCAAGTCGGCATGGCAGTTCGCGCGGTTTATGATGTCGCGGCGCTTACCGCCGCGCGCCTTGCTGCGCAAAGCGATGCGGGCGAATGCACCGCCGCGCGTGTGCGTGGCGTCATTAGTCGCATTGATTTGGAAAATCAGTTGATTGCCATCACGCCGCGAGACGCAACGACGCCGGTTATTTTAAATGTGGTTGAACGCACGGTGATTATGTTGAATGACGCACCGGCGCGACTTTCCGATTTACAGGTCGGGATGCGCGCAAGCGCCGCTTTTTGCCGGGAAACTTTGAACGCGACGGAAATTGCCGCGCGTGGCGGCAGATAAACCGGTTGCTATTGATTAAAAGCTTTGTGAGCGCGGGCGAACCATGAGGATTTGGATAGGTAAGGGAGAGCCTATCGCTTGCGCTCACAAACGATTTTGCGAGTTGTCATATGAACTGCCCACCATTTGAAAAGCTCATCGCTTATCTGGAAGGCGAAGCGGATAAACCGCTGACGCTCGCGGTGCATTCGCATCTCGAAAGTTGCGCGAGTTGCAACGCCGCCCGCGCCTGGTACGAGCAGGTCAAAGCGATTGCGGCAAATGATGAAACCGTCGCGCCACCCGAATGGGTTTTGCGAAGAGCCAGTAAAATATTCGGCTCACAAAATTTGCGCGAGACCTTTGTTGAGCGCGCCGGACGCCTGATTGCGGCATTGGTTTTCGACAGTTTCGGCAACCTTGGGTTTGCCGGGGCGCGTTCTTTTGCAAGCGCCGAACGCCAATTGCTTTATCGCGCCGAACCCTACAGTATTGATTTGCAACTCACGCCGGCAGCGGACGCGCAGGGTGAACTGAAAGGGCAAATTTTGCGCGATGATGAATTCAAATTCGATTCGGTTGCCGAGGTTGAATTGCATTTGCTTCGTGACGGGCAAACCATACTGACGACCAACACCAATAAATTCGGGGAATTTTCGCTCTCTAAACTGGCAACCGGCAATTATGATTTGCAATTCGAGACCCGCGAAATTTCTATCACGGTCGTCGGGTTGCCTGTAGGATAATGGGAAGTCCGGAGTCGCGAGCCTGGAGTCCTTGCTTAAGTCGTTTTGCAAAACCGGACAGAACAGTAATTCGGAACCAAATAAAACTTTAACTGTCGGACTCCAGACTCCAGACTTTTTGAATATGAGTAAATCGCTGGCAAACAGATTGATTGAAGCGGAAAGCGCGCAAGTGTTTTTGCGCGAATTGGGGCGTCGTGCGGATGCGCAACTATTTGCCGCCTTAAAAAATCAGGCTGACCAACTGGCGTATTCAGATATTGCGCTTGCTAAACGCCTGGTTGAAAAAATCGCCCAACTTGCCAAACTCATCAAAGAGCCGTTGGCTCAAGCCTATGCTGATGCCAGTCGGGCGCGCCTGTTGCATTTGCTCGGACAACATAAAAACGCCAGTAAATTTTATCAATCGGCAATTCGCGCTTTTCAAAAAAACCAACGCGCGCTTGAAGCCGCCATCATTCAAAAACAACAGGTCGATACGCTTGCCGAACTCGGACTTTATGACCAAGCGTTGCGGGTTGCGGCGCAGGCGCGGCGTATTCTCAAACAAAAAGACCTCGTACAACTTGCGCAACTCGAAACCAACGTCGGCAACGTTCATTACCGTTTAGACCGTTATCGAAAGGCGCTGACGCATTATGACCGCGCCGCCAAAATTTTATCCGCCGTTGGTGATAAAAGAATGCTGGCGATTGTTGATGGCAATCGTTCGAATATCTTTGCCGAACTCGATAGACCCCGCGAAGCCGCTGCTTTACTTGAAAAGACCGCGAAAACTTTTGCCAAAGCCGGACAACAATTTGCCGCCGCGCAGGCGCGCGCAAAAATCGCTTATCTCTATTTTTTGCTTGGCAACTACAATACGGCGCTCACCAGTTATTACGAAATCCGCGACGAGATGGAAGCGCTTGGCGAGAATCAACAGGTGGCGTGGTGCAATCTCGAAATCGGCGAAATTCTGCTGGCGCTCAATTCATTCGATGATGCAATGGAGCGCGCAACCCGGGCGCACGATTCGTTCAAAGCATTCGCCATGCCTTACGAAGCGGCGCAGGCGCTACTCATCTGCGCCTTTGCCGCAATGGGTTTGAAACATACAGACGGCGCGCAGGATTATTTCATTCGCGCCCGCAAAGTTTTTTCTAAAAGCGATAATCAGATTGTCGTTGCGCAGATTGATGCCTATCGGGCAGAACTTGCCTTGAGACAAAACGACTTGTCAAAAGCCGAAAGGCTGGCAGCCGCGGCTTATCGAATTTTTTCGCAGCAAAAATTGCTCACCAAAGCAGCTTATGCGAGATTGCTGCTGGCGCGTGTGGCTTATCAGGTGAATGCCTTCACCAAAGCCAAACGACTGGCAAAGGCGACGCTTGCGACAATCGAAAAGCTTTTTGCGCCGACGATTGCTTACCAGGCGCATCACCTCATCGGCAAGATTGAAAGCCGTCAATACCATAACCGCGAAGCGCTGCAAAGTTTTCGTCGCGCCATTGAAATCATTGAACGGATGCGTGGGGCGCTCACGGTTGATGAATTCAAAGCATCTTTTTTACGCGATAAAATTGTTGTATATGAAGACGCCATCAACGCCTGTCTGGATGAAGGCAGCGATGCCATGCTCAAAGAAGCTTTCCGTCTGGTTGAATCCTCGAAATCGCGCGCCCTTGCCGATTTGATTGCCGGTTATTTGCGCGACGCTTCGCAAAACCGCTCCAGCCAAAAAAATGTCGAGCAAACGGGGCGCGCCAAATTGTTGAAATTGATTGAAGAGTTGAATTGGTATAACGCGCAAACCAATCTTGATGAACAAAAGGGCGGGCAACGCAAAGCGATGGTCGCGCAAAAATATGTTCGGGAAATTGCGCGTTGCGAAAAACAGATAACCGAACTGTTTCGCAAGATGGAAATTGCCGGTTCGGAGTTTGCCGAGATACACCGTATGCAGGCGCTCACGGCAGAGGAAATGTCTGCGGTGTTGGACGCCGATGAAATCGCCATCGAATATTTCACCACAGCTGATAGCGTGTCGGCATTTATCGCTTCGCGTGATGAAATTAAACTCGCGCGCCATATCGCTGCAAAACCTGAACTCGAAGCGTTGCTCGCGTCACTCAGGTTTCAAGTTGAAAAATTTAATTACGGCGCGGCATTTGCCGATGAACATTTTGAACAACTCAACTTTGCCATCAATCAACATCTGATTGAAATTTATCGCAAAGTCTTTGCCGCCATTGAACCGCACCTGAACTGCGAAAAATTAATCATCATCCCGCATGACGTTTTGCATTATGTGCCGTTTCACGCGCTCTTGAACCGTCGCGGGTATTTGATTGAACGCTTTGAAATTTCTTATGCGCCAAGCGCCACGGTACTCAAACTTTGCCGTTCGCGCAGTCAAAAAAACAATTTGCAATTGAATGTGCAAAATACAAATTTCAATCGGCAAGCATTTTCAACCAAATCCGCAATTGAACTGGTGGCGTTAGGCATTGGCGATGACGAGACGCCAAGCATCGAATCGGAAATTCTCGCGCTCAGAAAAATTTTCCCGCAGGCGGTGACGCTTACCGGAAAAGCCGCAACGCGAGAAAACCTCCTGCGCTTTGCCGGTCGCGCAGAATTTCTGCATCTCGCGTCACACGGCTATTTTCGCCGCGATAATCCGATGTTTTCGTTTTTACAGCTCGCCGATTCGCCGCTCAATTTTTACAGCCTCCTGGATTTAAAACTGCGAGCCGAAATGGTGACGCTTTCGGCATGTCACACCGGCATGAATATGGTTTTTCCGGGCGATGAGTTGCACGGACTCATGCGCGGCTTTTTATATGCCGGAGCGCCGACACTGGTGGCAAGCCTCTGGGCTGCAAATGACACCTCGACATCTGAGTTTATGCGAGAGATGTATGGGCAAATCCAGGCGGGCGCATCGAAGCGCGCCGCCATTCGCGCCGCCCAACTCGCTGTCAAAGATGCTTACGGGCATCCCTATTACTGGGCACCTTTTGTATTAATGGGAAATCCGAATTGATGCAATCAAGTGAGGGAAATTATGAAACGTCTCCTACTCATTCTATTTTCGCTGTTGTGCTTGCCAGTGATTTCGCAAGCGCAAACTCCAGACCCCGCGCGTGCTTTTGCCAAAGGCGAAGTGATTGTTGAAATCAAACCGGGCGCGTCCATTGAAGCCATCAATGAACGCCATCGCACAACGGTACTTGAACGCCTGTACGGGACAAATTTTTACCGGCTGAGGACGCCGAAAAATAAGAGCGAAATCAAATGGCGCAAACGTCTGTCGAAAGACGCCGATGTCTTGAGCGCGGCGCTCAATCCGGTGATCAGCAGTCCGAGTCTGTTCGGGCGTTCGACCTTCAGTTTTCCCGAAGGCTTTGCCACGCCCGGCTTTCATCACGCCGATTTTTCCGCCCAACAACCGCTTTTTGATTGGTTGAAATTGAATGAGGTGCAAAAACGCGCCACCGGCGAAGGCATCGTGGTGGCGATTATTGATACAGGGATAGACCGGCTGCATCCCCTGCTGCAAAACAAAATCTGGCGCGACGCGCGCGCGCGCGCCGATGTCCCCGAAGATAATCTTGATAATGATTTGGATGGTTTGCTCAATGACAGTTGGGGCTGGGATTTTGTTGATCACGATAATGACCCGACCGAAAAGCCCGATGACCCGCAAAAAACCGTAGCCGGGCACGGCACGTTTATCGCTGGACTTGTTACCTTGCTTGCGCCGGACGCGCGTATCCTGCCGGTTCGCGCGTTCCCGGCTGATGGGCAAAGCGATGCGTTTACGGTGGCTTCGGCAATTAAATATGCCGCAGACCACGGCGCACAGGTCATCAATCTCAGTCTGGGTTCGCCCGAAGTCTCTGAACTGCTGCAAAGCGCCATTGAAGATGCGCGCGCCCGTGGCATTATCGTGGTCGCCGCCGTCGGCAATGACAATGATGAAAAGACGCCGCAATTTCCTTCAAATATGGAGAGCATCCTGGCTGTTGCCGCCGTTGAATTGAGCGGACAGAAAGCGCCGTTTTCCAATTTCGGCGCGCATGTGGATGTTTGTGCGCCGGGTTCAAAACTCATCAGCGCCTATCCGGGAGCAAGCGAAGAAAGTTTTGCCGTGTGGAGCGGGACATCGTTTGCCGCGCCGCTTGCCGCCGCCGAAGCGGCTTTGATTTTCAGCGCCGACCCGAAAAATCCCGATGTGAAAAAATTGATTGAAGAGACCGCGCAAAGTCTCGACGCCGTCAATCCGGGGCTTGCAGGAAAACTCGGCAAAGGGCGCATTGACCCATTGAATGCGTTGCAAATGATTAACAGCAGCGATGCGATTCGCCCAATCAATGAAAACTATGCGCAAACCGATTTAAGCGCCGTCGCTTTGCCGGAAGCCAAAGGCAGAGCCTCAATCATCTTTTCGGATGCGCGACAGATTTTTCGTTTAGAGGCGTACAACCTGAGCGTGCGCACCAGCTATAAACTGTTTATCGATGGCAAAGACCTCACGCTTGAAAGCCCGCAAGCCGAGCGCAGCGTCACCCCGCTTGGCACGATTCGCTATGAGTTTTCAACCGAGCCGGGAAAGGTGGCTTTGCCCGCATCACTCAATCCTGTCAGTAACATTCATCACATAGAAGTTCGCGATGCTTCGGGAGGCATTCTCATTTTGCAGGGCGACCTCAAGACCGAAGCGCCGGAAATTGTCCGCGCACTTGAAAAAGAGGCGCGATTGCTCTCGCCCGCTACGGTTGCGAAAGTGGGAGGACGCGCCAATGTGAAAATTTTAAATGCCGACCAGATTCTCCGCATTGAAGCCGATGCGCTAACGTCTGATACCGCATATGCCATTTTCGTTGATGGGGTATTTTTAGGGACGCGGTTTGCCGATTCGGGATTCATACGGGCGCAATTTTCCAACAATCCGAGCTTCGGACAACTGCTGCCGCCGGCGCTTTTGCCACTTACGAATGTGCGGCTGATTGAATTGCGGAATCTGCGCGGCGAAGTGATTCTGCGCGGTCAATTCAGCGCCGTCCCGGTGGCGGCTTCACCAATTCGTTGAAGTTTAAAAACTCGATTTAAAGTTATCCATTCGGAAAGCCACTTTTTTGAATGGATAACTTTTAGCATTTCCGTTTGACACTGCCTGCCAAAATCCATATTCTTTACGCCACTTTTAATCGGTTGCCTTAAAACCGGAGTGAACCAATAAGCAATAGCTTGATGTAGAAATCTGTCCTCATCTAAATCGTTCACTTGACTCGATAGGGCGCAGTTTTTAAAATCGCCAATTCGTTATCTTGCCTGACTGAGTCATAACGACCTGCTAAAGGTCGTATTAGGCAAGGCTGGGTCAATTATTCGTGTTTACGTTTTCGTTACCTCAGGGTTTTGTGTCAAAAGCAGAATAAGGGGTGTGAAGTAAAACAGCGACAAACTTGCTTTGAAAAATTTATTTGCAGAAATAATTTGATTTAGGTGGAATAAAAGCGGTATGTGGGCGGATTACCTAAAAAGGTACGGCATTTGCTGTTACCTAATTCGGTCTCTTGTGCAGGCATCATCATAAGTCACAAGATGCTCGGTCACTCTTGATTCCGATTCATTGGCTTATGAAAACCTCAACCAAGCTCAAAATCTATTGGAGAGAGTTTAAGTTTCTAGCGAAGGGTGTTTTTTCGACCAAGCACCCCATCCTGGCGCATATCATCCCGATGCGGCGTTGTAATTTGTCGTGCACCTATTGCAATGAATATGACGATTATTCCAAACCGGTGCCGCTCGAAGAGATGTGTAAACGCTTAGATAAGCTGGCTATGCTCGGCACCACTGCAGTTATCATCAGCGGCGGCGAACCGCTCATGCACCCCGACATCGAAAAGATCATTGCGCGCATTCGGCATCACAAAATGCTTGCTTGCATGATTACCAATGGCTATTTGCTGACTCAAGATAGGATCAAAGCTCTCAATGATGCGGGGCTTGAATACATGCAAATCAGCATTGATAACATCAACCCCGATGAAGTCTCAAAAAAGAGCCTCAAGGTTTTAGATAAAAAATTGCAATGGTTGTCGGCGCTTGCACATTTTAAAGTCAACATCAATTCGGTGATTGGCGGGGGGATTAAAAGTCCCGATGATGCGTTGGCGGTTGGCAGTCGCGCCGTTGAACTGGGTTTTTCAAGTTCGCTTGGCATCATTCACGACGGGCTTGGCACCCTTAAACCTTTAAAAGGTCTTGAGCGCGAAGTCTTCAACAAGATGAAGACGCTTGGAAAAAAGGGGCACACGCGGGTCAACCAATTTCAAGATAATCTCGCGGACGGCAAACCGAACAAATGGCGGTGTCGCGCAGGGGCGCGTTACCTCTACATTTGCGAAGACGGGCTGGTGCATTACTGCTCGCAGCAACGCGGCTATCCCGGCATTCCGCTTGCCGAATATTCCTTTGAAGATATTAAACGCGAATACAACACCAAAAAAGCCTGTGCGCCGTATTGCACGATTGCCTGTGTCCATCAGGTTGCGGCATTCGATAACAAACGCAACCCGCAATTGCTTCCGGCAAAAGGTCTGGTGGAAAAAGAATCGGTACAGGCGATTCGTCGTCTGGTGCAGTTAGAAGTGCGCGGCGACCATCGCGCCAGTTAAACAGAACAGCGGGTAGAAGTTTTAAAGGATGTGAGTCGAGCGATTCTCATCTTTACAATTGGAAAAGTGCAGGTTGATTTCCAAATCACTTTCTTAAAAAAGTTTTATTAAAAATTCGTGCGAAGTGTTGGGATGCTGCAAGCTTCGCGATTTTGAGGAGAAGAAAAGTATGGCAAAAGCAATTAAGTATGTAGAAAAAAGCGTAGCGGTTGCCGCCAACGCTGCGTGGTTCGTTTATGAAAAATTGAATCGCATCAATCCGAACCCGTCATTTACGCCCAATTGGTCAGATAAACCCTTGTTGAAATCGTATCAAAAAACCAAACCGCCGCTTGGCTGGCCGCGCACTACTGATTCGCTTTGTCCGCGATGCGTCCCGAAAATTCGCCAGGATATTTTGGATGGTAAATTGCCCGTCGAAATTTTGAAAAATGAAAAGCTCGGTGAAATCAAAGCGCAAATCATCGAACGCGACGGCAAAATTTTAATGGTCAAAGATTGCCCGAATTGCGGCGGTCATTTTGAAGACGTGATGGCGATTGACCCGGATTTCTTCAAACACCTCGAAGAGAGTTTTCCCGGTCGTGACATTCGCGCCCACAATGACGAAGGCTTGCACAATCACGGTTCTTCGACCATCACCCACGGTCGCGGCGCAGTCTTGACCATCGACTTGACCAACCGCTGCAATATGATGTGTGACCCCTGTTTTATGGACGCCAATCAAGTGGGCTTCGTTCATGAACTGTCGTGGCAGGACATCAAAACCATGCTCGACAATGCGATTTCGATCAAACCGCGTCGCCAGATGTCCGTACAATTTTCCGGTGGCGAACCGACCCTCTCACCTTACTTTTTAGATGCCGTGCGTTATTCACGCAAAGTCGGTTACAACAGCGTGCAAGCGGCAACCAACGGCATTGAATTCGCCAAGAGTCCTGAGTTCTGCAAACAGGCGGCAGACGCGGGATTGCGTTATGCTTACCTGCAATTTGATGGCATCGGCAATGCCGCCAACGAACATCGCGCCGTCGGTAACCTCTTCGATGTGAAACTGCGCGCCATCGAAAACCTGCACGCGGCGGGCGTGGAAATCGTGCCGGTTACGACCATCGTCAACGGCGTCAATAACGAACAGGTCGGTCGCATCATTAAATTCGCGCTCGACAACCCGAAAAAGATTTCTTTCCTGTCGTTCCAGCCGGTGTCGTTCACCGGTCGCGACGAAGAGATCACCGATGAGCGTCGTCAGGCGCAACGTTACACGCTTTC encodes the following:
- a CDS encoding radical SAM protein; its protein translation is MRRCNLSCTYCNEYDDYSKPVPLEEMCKRLDKLAMLGTTAVIISGGEPLMHPDIEKIIARIRHHKMLACMITNGYLLTQDRIKALNDAGLEYMQISIDNINPDEVSKKSLKVLDKKLQWLSALAHFKVNINSVIGGGIKSPDDALAVGSRAVELGFSSSLGIIHDGLGTLKPLKGLEREVFNKMKTLGKKGHTRVNQFQDNLADGKPNKWRCRAGARYLYICEDGLVHYCSQQRGYPGIPLAEYSFEDIKREYNTKKACAPYCTIACVHQVAAFDNKRNPQLLPAKGLVEKESVQAIRRLVQLEVRGDHRAS
- a CDS encoding zf-HC2 domain-containing protein gives rise to the protein MNCPPFEKLIAYLEGEADKPLTLAVHSHLESCASCNAARAWYEQVKAIAANDETVAPPEWVLRRASKIFGSQNLRETFVERAGRLIAALVFDSFGNLGFAGARSFASAERQLLYRAEPYSIDLQLTPAADAQGELKGQILRDDEFKFDSVAEVELHLLRDGQTILTTNTNKFGEFSLSKLATGNYDLQFETREISITVVGLPVG
- a CDS encoding radical SAM protein, with the translated sequence MAKAIKYVEKSVAVAANAAWFVYEKLNRINPNPSFTPNWSDKPLLKSYQKTKPPLGWPRTTDSLCPRCVPKIRQDILDGKLPVEILKNEKLGEIKAQIIERDGKILMVKDCPNCGGHFEDVMAIDPDFFKHLEESFPGRDIRAHNDEGLHNHGSSTITHGRGAVLTIDLTNRCNMMCDPCFMDANQVGFVHELSWQDIKTMLDNAISIKPRRQMSVQFSGGEPTLSPYFLDAVRYSRKVGYNSVQAATNGIEFAKSPEFCKQAADAGLRYAYLQFDGIGNAANEHRAVGNLFDVKLRAIENLHAAGVEIVPVTTIVNGVNNEQVGRIIKFALDNPKKISFLSFQPVSFTGRDEEITDERRQAQRYTLSHMAHDIKNQTGIGEPVRDWFPISFMSTFSDWADLVHGPSNDWGQLSCGCHPNCGIGMAVMIDKETKECAPVTAFLDANQFARDLMKVNDAARGKKMSLLGAGLALLRNYDPFKAPTHFKIKDLMMKFDKSFGASGKDYGKVSGDRTAEDIAKRRSDRWNFLFIAGMWFQDLFNYDFRRTEQCIIPYATQEGEISFCAYNTGIGWRNIVEKMHMTATLTKWYEEHGHHEIFAGGKSVGLVSVDHSLVLKDELVTNEIQHDLDNLGIAKTAREEKQRARAERLRQEQENARMAKLYRQHILKEQSEPEAPIVQLKGLSKAKPQTETMAGD
- a CDS encoding CHAT domain-containing protein, translated to MSKSLANRLIEAESAQVFLRELGRRADAQLFAALKNQADQLAYSDIALAKRLVEKIAQLAKLIKEPLAQAYADASRARLLHLLGQHKNASKFYQSAIRAFQKNQRALEAAIIQKQQVDTLAELGLYDQALRVAAQARRILKQKDLVQLAQLETNVGNVHYRLDRYRKALTHYDRAAKILSAVGDKRMLAIVDGNRSNIFAELDRPREAAALLEKTAKTFAKAGQQFAAAQARAKIAYLYFLLGNYNTALTSYYEIRDEMEALGENQQVAWCNLEIGEILLALNSFDDAMERATRAHDSFKAFAMPYEAAQALLICAFAAMGLKHTDGAQDYFIRARKVFSKSDNQIVVAQIDAYRAELALRQNDLSKAERLAAAAYRIFSQQKLLTKAAYARLLLARVAYQVNAFTKAKRLAKATLATIEKLFAPTIAYQAHHLIGKIESRQYHNREALQSFRRAIEIIERMRGALTVDEFKASFLRDKIVVYEDAINACLDEGSDAMLKEAFRLVESSKSRALADLIAGYLRDASQNRSSQKNVEQTGRAKLLKLIEELNWYNAQTNLDEQKGGQRKAMVAQKYVREIARCEKQITELFRKMEIAGSEFAEIHRMQALTAEEMSAVLDADEIAIEYFTTADSVSAFIASRDEIKLARHIAAKPELEALLASLRFQVEKFNYGAAFADEHFEQLNFAINQHLIEIYRKVFAAIEPHLNCEKLIIIPHDVLHYVPFHALLNRRGYLIERFEISYAPSATVLKLCRSRSQKNNLQLNVQNTNFNRQAFSTKSAIELVALGIGDDETPSIESEILALRKIFPQAVTLTGKAATRENLLRFAGRAEFLHLASHGYFRRDNPMFSFLQLADSPLNFYSLLDLKLRAEMVTLSACHTGMNMVFPGDELHGLMRGFLYAGAPTLVASLWAANDTSTSEFMREMYGQIQAGASKRAAIRAAQLAVKDAYGHPYYWAPFVLMGNPN
- a CDS encoding S8 family serine peptidase translates to MKRLLLILFSLLCLPVISQAQTPDPARAFAKGEVIVEIKPGASIEAINERHRTTVLERLYGTNFYRLRTPKNKSEIKWRKRLSKDADVLSAALNPVISSPSLFGRSTFSFPEGFATPGFHHADFSAQQPLFDWLKLNEVQKRATGEGIVVAIIDTGIDRLHPLLQNKIWRDARARADVPEDNLDNDLDGLLNDSWGWDFVDHDNDPTEKPDDPQKTVAGHGTFIAGLVTLLAPDARILPVRAFPADGQSDAFTVASAIKYAADHGAQVINLSLGSPEVSELLQSAIEDARARGIIVVAAVGNDNDEKTPQFPSNMESILAVAAVELSGQKAPFSNFGAHVDVCAPGSKLISAYPGASEESFAVWSGTSFAAPLAAAEAALIFSADPKNPDVKKLIEETAQSLDAVNPGLAGKLGKGRIDPLNALQMINSSDAIRPINENYAQTDLSAVALPEAKGRASIIFSDARQIFRLEAYNLSVRTSYKLFIDGKDLTLESPQAERSVTPLGTIRYEFSTEPGKVALPASLNPVSNIHHIEVRDASGGILILQGDLKTEAPEIVRALEKEARLLSPATVAKVGGRANVKILNADQILRIEADALTSDTAYAIFVDGVFLGTRFADSGFIRAQFSNNPSFGQLLPPALLPLTNVRLIELRNLRGEVILRGQFSAVPVAASPIR
- a CDS encoding DUF5666 domain-containing protein; protein product: MKKIINLSGRILVFSLLICFPILVAKAETARVRGTIRAVNLEERTVTIHTRQDSTVVLNTNEQTEITRNERPARLSDLQTGDRVQAAYETETLLALRITATGEDTPQLARVEGVIQNVDTGAQTLIIAPREGNPVTLQVSANTEITLDGRPARLDELQRGFSAGATYNPANHQAVRISAEGFAEIRGVISAVDTAQNTFTVVAGERTVTLTVTSSTQIALNGRPATLADLRRGYKALATFIPANFVAIRVAADSLAEIAGHIRLIEGTTLTIAPLVEGNPVRLFVTHNTEITINGEPSTFDRLQVGMAVRAVYDVAALTAARLAAQSDAGECTAARVRGVISRIDLENQLIAITPRDATTPVILNVVERTVIMLNDAPARLSDLQVGMRASAAFCRETLNATEIAARGGR